GTGGGGCACCAAGATCGACCCGGCCAGGGTGGACGAGGCCCTCGCCGGGCTCGAGAAGCCGGCCAAGGCGCTGTTTGTCACCTACTCAGAGACTTCGACCGGCGTGCTCCACGACGTGAAAACCCTGGCGGAAGTCGCGAAGAAGCACGACACGATCCTCTGCGTCGACGCCGTTTCGGCCATGGGCGCCGTTCCGCTGCCCCAGGACGAATGGGGTGTCGACGTGGTCGTCGCCGGCTCGCAGAAAGCCCTGATGTGCCCGCCCGGGCTCGGCTTCGCTTCGGTGTCGCAGAAGGCGCTCGATGCCGCCGCCGCAAACCCGACCGGCCGCTATTACTTCGACTGGAACAAGACCGCGAGCGGTCAGCGCAAGTCGCCCTCCGACAGCCCCTTCACCCCGGCGGTCACCGCCTGGATGGCGCTCGACGTCGCCCTGAAGATGATCGACGAGGAGGGCCTCGACAACGTCTACGCCCGCCACGCCACGCTCGCGAAGGCCGCCCGTGCCGGCATCGCCGCGATGGGCCTGCGGCGTTTCGGCCCCGACGACGAGAACGCCAACGTAGTCACCGGAGCGCACCTGCCCGATTCGATCGACGGTGCCAAGGTCCCAAAGCTGATGCGGGACGGACT
This genomic stretch from Thermoleophilia bacterium harbors:
- a CDS encoding alanine--glyoxylate aminotransferase family protein — protein: MSPGIYNKSYLMTAGPTPLPPAVSQVMAEPILYHRAPAFIEVYERSLAGLKTVFQTENDVLVFASSGSGALESAVANLVEAGEPAVVASAGKFGERWAELCEAYGADLTHLEFEWGTKIDPARVDEALAGLEKPAKALFVTYSETSTGVLHDVKTLAEVAKKHDTILCVDAVSAMGAVPLPQDEWGVDVVVAGSQKALMCPPGLGFASVSQKALDAAAANPTGRYYFDWNKTASGQRKSPSDSPFTPAVTAWMALDVALKMIDEEGLDNVYARHATLAKAARAGIAAMGLRRFGPDDENANVVTGAHLPDSIDGAKVPKLMRDGLGITVAGGQGHLKGQIVRIAHCGYYGAFDIIIALTGLEMALIELGYECEPGTAAGAAEKVLIEAGSPEPGN